In the Terriglobus sp. RCC_193 genome, TCGCCCTCCGCCAGCAGCTTCTCGAAGGCAGCACGATCTTTCCTGAGCGATTTCACGCTCGCGTCCCACGCCTTCTCATCGGGCGGCACCGGCGACTTCGGCCAGTAGTCATCCGGCCATTTCAGTTCCTTGTAACTGCCGTCCACATTGTCACTGAATTCGAGAATGTCCTTTTGCGCAATGCGGATATGTTCCAGCAACTGCCACGGTGAATAAGGCAGTCCCTGTGGAACTTTCCCCTGCACATCGAAAGGCACGCCAGACACTGCATCGTCCAGCTTCGCGTGCGCCTGCCCGCCATCCAGCAGCGCTTTCAGTTGTTTCTTCAGTTCGGTTTCGAGCGTGGTGTTTGCCATGCACGATTGGATGCCGCATGAAGAACAGCGGCATCACTTCTAGTCAATATCTTCTGCAATTTCCGCAGGAATATTGCCTTCGCGTCTCATCTTCAGGTAACCACGGATGAACGGCTGCAGATCGCCATCCAGCACACGGTCTACATCGCCTACTTCCACGCGCGTGCGGAGGTCTTTTGCCATGCGATACGGCTGCAACACATACGAACGAATCTGTGAGCCGAAGTTGATATCCAACTTGGAATCTTCCAGCTTCTTGCTTGCTGCTCGCTTCTTCTCAAGCTCGAACTCATACAGGCGCGAGCGCAGCATCTTCATCGCCTTCTCTTTATTCTTGTGTTGCGAACGCTCGTTCTGGCAGCCCGCGACAATGCCCGTAGGAAGATGCGTAATACGCACGGCAGAGTCCGTCGTGTTGACGTGCTGTCCGCCTTTGCCGCCGGAACGATAGGTGTCGATGCGAAGATCATCCGGCTTAATGTCGATCACGATCGAATCATCAATTTCCGGCGATACAAAGACAGACGAAAATGAAGTGTGACGACGTTTTGCCGAATCAAAGGGAGAGATACGCACCAACCGGTGCACACCTGTTTCTCCGCTTATAAGGCCGAAGGCGTTTTCGCCGGAGATGGTAAATGTCGCAGACTTAATGCCTGCTTCGTCCCCATCCTGAATTTCGTTGATCTCAGTCTTGAAGCCATTGCGCTCGGCCCAGCGCAGATACATGCGCATCAGCATCTCCGCCCAGTCCTGACTCTCCGTTCCGCCTGCGCCCGGATGCACGGTAACGATGGCGTTGAGAGGATCACTCTCCTGCGAGAGCATGGTCTTCGCGTCCAGGTCTTCCACGAAGCGATCAATCTCTTCAATCGCCTTGGCAAGGTCGGCTTCTACATCTTCGCCCTCGCGTGCCAGATCAAAGTAGGCTTCCACATCCTCACTGCGGCGCGATAACTCTGCATCGTCGGCAAGCAGTGTTTCCAGGCGTTTGCGTTCGCGCATCAATGGCTGTGAACGCGCCGCATCGGCCCACAGTGCCGGGTCCGCAATCTGCGTTTCAACGGCTTCCAGTTGCTGTTTGAGTTTGGGCGAGTCAAAGATACTCCCGCAGATCGCGCACGCGTGCACGAACCGGGGAGTATTGGTATTCAAGATCGGTCAACATATCGTTCTCAGTTTATCGCGATGCGCTGCCGAGTCGTCCCATACAGAAGAAAGCCGATACCTATCCCTGTACATACAAGTGCGAAGACATCTCCAAAGCGGGTATAGAAAGTAAGGTCATGGAGATAGTCAAAATGCACAGCAGCAGCGCCGCGCTGGTGGCGTTCCATGCGCTCCACCACTCGGCCATTCGGGTCAATCGAAGCCGTAATGCCGTTATTGGTGCCACGCAAAATCCAGCGATGATTCTCAATTGCCCGCATCCGCGCCATATTGATGTGCTGGAAAGGCGCGCTGGTGTCGCCATACCAGCCATCGTCCGATAGGTTCGTCAGCACCTCGGCGCCATTGGCCACAAACTGCCGGATTTCGTCGCCAAAGATGGACTCATAGCAAAGAAAGACGCCATAACGATGGCCATCTGCACCCAGCGGCACACGGCTGCTGCCCCGATCAAAGGTGCCTACGGCCTGCGTTAATCCACTGGCGAAAGAAAACAGGCTGGCATACGGTGTGAACTCGCCAAAAGGCACCAGATGAATCTTGTCGTATCGCCCTACATAGCCCCGGGGCGGAAGAAAGAGCGCAGCCGAGTTATAGATGTGATAGCCGCGCCGTTCCTGCGGAGCCGCCTCCACCCCGATGGTTCCGGCAATCATCGGTGCATGTACCGCCTCAACAAGTTGTGCCGCGACTGAAGTAAAGTCTGGTCGATTGGTATAGAACGGCGAAGGAGATTCCGGCCACAAAACAATCCGCACAGGAGAGTCATCCAGCGAAGCAGCCTGTATTGATAGACCAGCGAAGTTTCTTGCCAGCGTCCCAGCGTCTTCCGCTTCTTCCTGCCCCACGGAAAGATTCGGCTGCATCAGGACAGCTTTCTGCGAACCCGCCTGGCGTTGAGGCGCCATCCATCCGCCCACATTCTGCACCCCGGCAGCCAGCACCGCACCACACAATGCAGCGACAGCGGGAATGCGTCTGCGCGGCAAGACAAGCGCCGCTGCAATCGCAGCGTTTACTGCCATCAACACAAAACTGATGCCGTAGACACCAGTCAAAGGAGCGAGTCGTGTCAGCGCATAGCTATCGACCTGCGAGTATCCCAGAAGGTTCCACGGAAAGCTGGTGATGCGTGCCCGTGCAAGTTCAACGCCAACCCATAAAAACGGCGCGGCGATCAGTGCCACTGCAATTCCCGCTCTGCGTGCTACGGCTAATAAACCGGCAAATAACGCGTGATACAGCCCTAAATAAAGGCAGAACAGCACCATCACCAGCGCCGCGACCGGAGTTGGCAATCCTCCGTAGAGGTGCATGGTGGAGTAGACCCAGTAACAGGTACCTAGATACCAGAGCACGCCATTCGCATAGCCAACTGCTGCGCATTTCCATGCGCTCCAAGTGCGGCCCTCGACCAATAAAAGCCACAACAGGGGTACCAGTGCGAACCATGAAAATGCCGCCCGCCACACCGGCAGCGGTCCTGCAACGGGGAAAATCACCACCTGCAAAACACTGGTAAGAAGAAGCGCGGCAAAAGCGCGCACCGAGAGCACTCGCATCGCGTGGAGTCTAGCACCCCTGGCCAATCTGTGCGTTGGGATTACAATGAACATCAATGCTTGATCTGATCATCCGCGGACTTGCACACGTTCTCATCCCCATGTTCCTTATCGGCATGGGAGGATCGGCCATTGTCGTGGCGATCACCCTGGTAAAAGACATGCACGACTTCTTCTCTGACAACGGCGAAGAGTCCAGCGCAGCTGACAATCTGCATTAAGCTCCCACGACATGATTGACTGCTATCCCCACCGGCAGTAGACTCACCGCTGGGCGCTTTTTCGCATGTGCAGGTTTCTTCGGCACATCAAGCGGACAGGCCCGGTACAAGATGGCGTCGAAACGCACTTACACACCACCCGTTCCAAATCGTGTCCGCCTCGTGGTCGCATCCTCCGTGATGCTGACCTTCATTTCCTTTTGGCGAGCGGCCGCCATCGTTCTCAACGATCTTGGATCTTCAGCCTTTTATGCGGGTGGCATCGCGGAAGAAGCGGTGGGCAAATCTGCCCCCTGGCTCATCCTGGGCACCATGTTCTTCTCTTATGCGGTGCGCGCGGTCTACGTGGAAAGTTGTTCCATGTACACACGTGGTGGCGTCTACCGCATTGTGAAAGAAGCCCTCGGCGGCACCTTTGCCAAAGTCAGTGTCTCCGCGCTGATGTTTGACTACGTCCTTAC is a window encoding:
- the prfB gene encoding peptide chain release factor 2 (programmed frameshift) translates to MLTDLEYQYSPVRARVRDLREYLDSPKLKQQLEAVETQIADPALWADAARSQPLMRERKRLETLLADDAELSRRSEDVEAYFDLAREGEDVEADLAKAIEEIDRFVEDLDAKTMLSQESDPLNAIVTVHPGAGGTESQDWAEMLMRMYLRWAERNGFKTEINEIQDGDEAGIKSATFTISGENAFGLISGETGVHRLVRISPFDSAKRRHTSFSSVFVSPEIDDSIVIDIKPDDLRIDTYRSGGKGGQHVNTTDSAVRITHLPTGIVAGCQNERSQHKNKEKAMKMLRSRLYEFELEKKRAASKKLEDSKLDINFGSQIRSYVLQPYRMAKDLRTRVEVGDVDRVLDGDLQPFIRGYLKMRREGNIPAEIAEDID
- the lnt gene encoding apolipoprotein N-acyltransferase — encoded protein: MRVLSVRAFAALLLTSVLQVVIFPVAGPLPVWRAAFSWFALVPLLWLLLVEGRTWSAWKCAAVGYANGVLWYLGTCYWVYSTMHLYGGLPTPVAALVMVLFCLYLGLYHALFAGLLAVARRAGIAVALIAAPFLWVGVELARARITSFPWNLLGYSQVDSYALTRLAPLTGVYGISFVLMAVNAAIAAALVLPRRRIPAVAALCGAVLAAGVQNVGGWMAPQRQAGSQKAVLMQPNLSVGQEEAEDAGTLARNFAGLSIQAASLDDSPVRIVLWPESPSPFYTNRPDFTSVAAQLVEAVHAPMIAGTIGVEAAPQERRGYHIYNSAALFLPPRGYVGRYDKIHLVPFGEFTPYASLFSFASGLTQAVGTFDRGSSRVPLGADGHRYGVFLCYESIFGDEIRQFVANGAEVLTNLSDDGWYGDTSAPFQHINMARMRAIENHRWILRGTNNGITASIDPNGRVVERMERHQRGAAAVHFDYLHDLTFYTRFGDVFALVCTGIGIGFLLYGTTRQRIAIN
- a CDS encoding DinB family protein — encoded protein: MANTTLETELKKQLKALLDGGQAHAKLDDAVSGVPFDVQGKVPQGLPYSPWQLLEHIRIAQKDILEFSDNVDGSYKELKWPDDYWPKSPVPPDEKAWDASVKSLRKDRAAFEKLLAEGDLIKPFPWGDGSQNLLREALLIADHEAYHTGELVMARRLLGTWKPKKGHA